The Struthio camelus isolate bStrCam1 chromosome 15, bStrCam1.hap1, whole genome shotgun sequence nucleotide sequence TCAGATCCTACAGTAGGCCCCACAGTTTCCattgaaatggaaaatacaggTTTCCACCCATGCTGGATGTTCTTGTGAAAGAAGCATTGTTAAGAATAAAGCAGTCTAGCAAAGTTATTGCATGCGGCAACACCTGTGCTTGAAACTATGTGCCTCTGAAAAAGCTTTGCCAGATCAGTATGTTGTTACTTATTCTCATATTGTGTTCTCAGAACATGAAATGGAACAAAAACATAATTTAGAGTAAATGTACTGTGCAAAATATTCTTCTTAACAGTGCTGTATTCTTGCCCTCCCTGAGTGGAGCAAAGTTGGTGTAAGCGATGGCAGTGTGGACATTCTATTAGCAGTTACTGCACGTTGCAAAGATACCTTAGTAATGTTGTAGGAGTAATTACATTCCTTAACTAGCACCCAGATAACTGGTATCTGAAGGTGGTCCTTAGATCTAATTAAAATGTCGTCTTTAAAGCAGAGCAAAGAGGTTACTTTTTTTGCTACTGACTTGGCAGACTGTTCAGCCAGAGATGTTACTGGGAGTCTATACAGGGCTGTAGACTGGGGCCTTCTGTGTACTTCATCTGCAGGGGCACATAACAGCTAAAGCCTCCTCTGTGCTCGCACAATTTCAATCACCTCGATACACCACCCCCTCCATCCACACAGGAACCTTCTTCTTGGCCTATACAGACAACCCCATCCGCAGGCCAAGACCCTGCCAGCCATAATCTTTCCAAGTGGAGCTAGACATGTGCACTTCTAAGAGAGAAAACAGTAATGCATCTGACAAAACCCCTACCAAAGCTTGGAGCCTAAAGCTGAAGAACGGCTACTCTACAGCTGGCTTGATTAGATGGCCATTGAAGATGATGTAAACATCAGACTCCTCGCTATAGATGGCGTTTTCTCGCTCTCGCTTGAACATCCGCACCCAgacctcctccccttcctgcagGTCCAGCATCAGGCTCTGGCTTTGCATGATGCTCCGATCACTGGGCTGGGCATAGAGGATGGCCATCTCTTTCTCGTTCTTCATCAGGTGCAGATAGGTCTCCTTGAAGTTCCAGGTGTGAACGTTGAGGCTGAAGTAGTAGACTCCTGGCACATAGCAAAAGAACTTCCCCGAGAACATGTTGAAGTGCTTGTAGAGGTTCACGAACTCTGTGTCAAAAATGACGTGCTGGAAGTAGTCTGAGCTATGAAGGGGTTTTCTCCGACCCACTGAAAAAGCAGCATAGAGCTGCTTACAGGAATGGCCTTGTGGGCCAGGCTGGCCTTTCTGGCCCTTTCGTCCATTAAAGCCACGAaggcctctctctccttcctttcccactgCTCCAGGGTACCCCTTTTCTCCCATTTCACCCTTCTCACCTGTAAGCGTAAAGGGAAATGTTGTCAAACACAAGCATGTGAAGCCCTAGCTGTGGACACATCCAGCTGGACACAACCAGCAAAGTGCCTGCTAAAATACTGTTTCAACAACACAGATATCTAGACGCATCAGTCAGACAGCAACACCCTTCTaaatctcagtctctctctcactGAATGGCTGGTCATTACATGAACAAGCCGCTTCTGACTAGTTTCCAAGTGTGGGCAATTCTAAGTATACCGACAAGCTCGTAGTTAATGAGGCTTTTAACAGTGACTCCATTCTGGGATTAATCTACAAAGTTTAGGTCCATGTCCCTGGGGACAGGAAAACAATGCCAATGCAAAGGTGAGTAACAGCAGAatggaacaaaaaggaaaaaaatgccaggTGAAATCGTGGCTCCACTGAGTTCCTGTCGGTGATCAAAATAATTCCAATAGTGAAACCCCACTGCCTGGCCAGATTCTTTACGTGTATCCCGTTAGATGCACAGCCCCTTTGTGCGGAAGGGCAAGACAAATTACAGATTTGGCTGAGGTCTGGTTTGGACCTGGGCGGCTCTTTGGTTTGCCTGATCTGCGCATCCCTGCTCACAGAACACCCTGTGATGTGCCTTATGTGCTTAATTtttctctgagctctgccttaatgaaacaaaaatgtaacATGGAAAACATGAGTTAGAGACTGTCCTCATTCTTTATATCTTATTCTACTGTTTAGTAATTCTGAGATAACATTTGCAGCCGGTTTCTAGTGAGGTCTAACCTAAGCTTCCAGTGAGGCAGTTTCACACTGCCTTTTCCTGATGAATTAGAGCTTTTTGCCATCTCTTCTCACCTGCACACATTTATAGCCTGTGTCATGTCACCCCTTGACCTTTTTTCTGGTAAATAATATAAAATGGGTTTCTCAGCATGGGGAAGGAGCACATCTTGCAGAACAAGTGTGAACGTTTAAGACAGAAAAAGGACGTTACCACAGCAGTCAGCTTTACCCACCTTTGAGGATGGTGATATCTATTGTGGGCTGGACTTTGGGAAGCGAATAGGCAGGGTCATTGCTCATCCTCGTGTACCGTGAGGAGGCGATGGGGACAGGCTGTTCCGAAGGCCGGCAGCACCGCACGCACGACAGGCGCCGAGGCTCCCGTCTCGGCAGTCCCTCTTCCAGCAAGGCACCAACATTTGCAGTGGACACCAAGATTACAAGAAATAGAGCACTCATCTTCCTTCAGCTAAGCCAGCTGGACCAGGCAAAGGAATAGAAATGATTAACATGGTGATTCAAATCAGAACAACTGATGGGCCATCTGTTAATGTTACTGCAAGGTGCACCTCTTCTGATTAATTATTAGCTTATCTTGTAGTGGCAAGAGACTCCTGGCAGCAGTGGTGCCCTGCTGGGTGCTGTTTACAAGCAACAGAAAAGGCAATCCCTGTCTTGCATTACTTACAATTGAAGTATCTGTCAAAAGACCACAGGTATACGCAAAAGAAAAGACTGCTGAGATCAGAAGCTAAGGCTGAGATGCTTAAAGAAATCTGTAGCAAGCTCTGGTCAAGGTACACATACCACCTTGCTGTTGCAAAAGGCAGTGGGCAAAATACAGAGTGTTACTGTTAGCTACCATTTGTTGTATCACCATCCTAAAAAACCAACATCCGATGGAGGAAATGAAACTTGATTTAGATAAGGATCAAACCAAACTCTCCGATTTTTCAGAGGAATAAGCTGAAGACaaactaaactaaaataaaacagaagaatttaCCTCTTTGAATAGTTTCTCTGTCTTTCACTGGTAACTGCTTTCCAAGGTGACCTAGCCAAGTAGTTCGTGGCCATATCCATTTGCTGTTTCTAGGAGAATTTCTGTGTACACTTCCTATTTGTATTTTCCAATGTGCAGTGGGAAAGCCAAATAGCTACAACAAACACAGACTGAGCTGGGATTTGCTCTGCACAAACACCAGTTCTTGAGTTCTACTATTACATTTTCAACTGTTACTGGCAAGCTCCAAAGACCCTGACCAGTGCATGGAATGaacagacagaaaatatttcaggtgGTGAACAGGAGGAGAGTTTTCCGCTAGCTCCTCATCAGCCTCCTTCCTGGAATGGGAACAGAGATGGTGATAAGAGAAGGCATCCTCATACCATGTATAATTAGTGTTGTTCTAGTGGCTGCAGTGGTGTTTTATACAAGATAGATTTTGGAATTATGCCTTTTTGGACCTTATCCAAAGTCTAATTAGTTAGATGGGGGTCTTGTTAACTTCAGGCTGGGAACAGGCTTTTATAGCTCCTCTCATACTAGCTTTAATTCCTGGGATAGGCGAGGAAGATAGTGGCTAGATGTCCTAGGCGTCAGAAATAACATCACGCACACAAAAGAACCCTTCTGTGTTTTGGACCGCTGTGAATGAGGCAAGGGATGGAGGGTTTCCTAGAATGAAGCTTTACAAAAGCTTCACTGGGCAGAAAATGGACTAGTCAAGAGAACATGAACAAAAGTATCAATAGGGGCAAGGTGTTTGCATTATACCAGCATTCCTGGGAGATGTTTTCTTCTAGTTCTTACCTGCCCCAAAAGAGCTGTCATTCACACTTTTTATTACTTGGTGTAATCTAACTCCCTGGAAAACTGATGAATACTTATTAGCAGCAATATAATAGTTTTCCTTCTGACAGTGGTTGAATGTTCTTTCATCAAATCTGTCGTAACTTGAAATGATCTTTCTATTCATAATTGCACCTCATTCTAGGTAAAAGTCTGAGAAGGGATTAATACTCCTTTTATATCAGTGTTCAGGGCCTGAATTCTTATTTTCATTAAgtcctttttaattttcattccattttttaaGCCATCTTTGTGCTGCCAAATAGGAACAGAAGTGCTATGTAAGTCTAAATGGCTAAAGGCCCTAACTAAGCAACCCGTATGTGACCAAAATAGAAGGCTTGCACTGCAGAGAGCATTTGGGTTCCACAAACTCTTTTTAGGGTCTATTCTGAAGCAGACTGAGTTTTTGCATTTGCATAATGTCTAAAGAAGATCACATGTTCCCTAGAAGTTCCAGCCAATTGGAATCAACATGGTCCATGGGATTAGAAAGTAGTTAGTCCCTCTCAGGAGCGTGGATAGTCAATAACCTGGGGATGAAGTATAGGGCATCTGATTACATTATCAGCACACTAAAACCTGAAGACATAATTGCTCATAATAccttcatgaaagaaaaagagcattCATTAAGAAGGGTATTCATAAAGGGTGGAAGGGAAAGGATTCATAAATATGAAGAAATTACCTCTATGTTTTATAGGCCATTATTCTCCTTAAGATGAATGATTTTGCTGTTTTTAGAAGTCATACACCAagtgacttcaggaaaaaaagtcctAGGTAAAAATCAGTGCTCAGGTTGCGCACATTTTATATTTCTATAATCTGAGCACCCATTGAAGAAATCGTGGCTACTTGCATGATTCATGAAGAGTAATAACTCAAGTTACTGGCTAGAaattacatttggaaaaaatgAGGCCAACCAGGCAAAAACTCTATCAGTTCAGAACATCCTAGAACtgattctccttcctccttccccatttTCCGTCATGCTTTTACATTCCATAACAGTGTAATCTTCCAGAAATAGTCAGACTTGTGCATGTAGGGCCAATCTAAGCCCTTGTTTCTGTGCATGTATCAGCCATTATCCTCCCTGCTGAAGTTGGAGGAGTAGCCTAATGAAGTAGCAGAAATATGTATTTGGTTGCAACATCTGTGGTTAGGTGAAAGCCTAATGATAGATGCCAATAAACAGAATTTTAGATTTATGGTCTGCTCGTAGCAGTTAAAAGAGGACAGGAGAAgctatacaataaaaaaaaaagtggaaagagaaagaagtcatggctataggaaaataaaaatgaattcaacAATACAGGATTAGATTTGAAAGACATAGTATAAAACCAGAGATTAGATGAGGCAAAAACCTCAGAACAAACGAATCAAAACgtgtaaaagcaaaaagaacaaacCCAGGTTTGCAAGGAAGTCATTTCAATCTGGAGAAAAATGATTGGAGCTGAATTTCAGAGGAGAAGCAAAAATAACCCTCATGGTGGCAGGGAAATCAAATGTGACACCTCAAAAAAGAGAGGTAAAAGATAGGAAGATGGAATTAAAAATGTAAGATCTGTGAGATAAAGCTAGGGATCATTTTCAGCCATTTGCGTTTTTTCCTTAGAGATAATTATTGTGACCTTATTGTGTCATGTGTGGCAGTGATGGATCTGACTTCAGCTGAGCAGGTTTATCTTCTCCAGAAGACAGAGAACGACAGACTTGGATTCAGTCTAATATGGGCATGACTCACCGGAGAGTACAGATCTGGGAGGCTGTCTCTTCTGAACATCGCTTAGATTCCTGCACCGGAGGGACATCCATCCTCTTTCACACACCAATCTGACATGCTCGTTAGTGCCTAAAATGATGCATTAGTACCGCACTGAATGCCCTGAGACTGCAAAGCTGAGTACGTTCCTGCTTGGTCATCCTTCATGATACCTTGCAAGTGACAGACACGAACATCCTGAAAGCAACCGATCAAAACTGGAAGTATAAATCATTCTCTTTGCTTTCCATACCAGGAGCCTGCAAATCACAGCCTGGTTCATCTCAGAACTCTTGTTTTTCCTGTCAGGAAGAAAAACCCAGAGATGACAAGCACACAGACATCTTAATGGAATGGCTGGGAGGAAAACTGGTCTCCTGTCTTCAGAAACTTTGGAGTCCGTAAATGTTTCACCTGAGGACCAGAAGATAATCTTAGCCCtctctctcagttttttttttcccccccatgcaGCTTCTTTGACTCTTTTCTAGCTTGGATTCATTTTGAAATACTTGATAAACAATTGATGAGtttgaaatgtttcagctgaaaagCTTGCTGCAATAtgtaaaaaagaggaaattttgaCGTTTCTGAACCTTTTGTGAAATGTTTGCGAAGCAGGAAGTTCGCTAGAAGGCTGAGTGTCTGGCTGCACAGTGTTACAAGAGAGCACTCTAGGTCTCTGAACTTTCCCAGGCATCAGGCGTTCAGGTCCTGCCCTTTAGGTTTGGGCCTAGCTCTCATGTCAaacactgattttcagaaataagaTATGGAAAGGCATAGGGAGCTGTTATCTGCCCTTTGAGGAGCTCCCACCTACCAGAAACTTCTTGTCAACTGGAGATTTTGCTGCTAATTCCTTTATGCTTGCTATCTGACAGCAAAGCAGACTTGTCTGTGAGCTCTGACATGGATGCATCCTCACCATTAAAATGGGCCATCAGATTTTCACTAAAAAGCTTTTTGATGCTGTTTCTCAGCCAATTTGGTTACAATAGACAATTCTAAGGTGAACTGTTTGTGTTCCAATAACAAGCCTCCCCACTTCAAAACCATGAAATGTAGCACAGCCCACAGCCTCTGGAAGCAGAATCaggacaaaaaacaacaacaaaatgtaaatttaatcTGATATCAAGGAAGTAGAAATTCTGCCTGTGCTAACTGGGTATATCTGCCTTTAACAATATTTtggcaaacaaaatgaaaatttatgaACCATGAAATGAGATGTCCAAACCTGATGAAAAGGCAATTAATTTCAATGGGTTTTGGCTCAGGGTGAATATGACGATGATGGCTGATGGTTGTTTGTCTTCATTGTAAAATTAGAATACACGTTACTGAAGGAGGACTATTTAAACATCATAAAAACTTCCTGTGACTCAAGCTGCCTCTAGCCAAGGTTTAAAAAGACTGTTTGATTCTtctgtgccttttcttttcctctgcatttctgAGTAGAAAGAcaatgttaaaatattaacaaaaggGCAGTGCTCAGGTATTTCTGCCAGCcctaaagcaggaagaaaaagtctAATGAAAATGTCTAACTTCTTGCACCCAATTCAAGCATTCCCATCGTTCAGACCCTTTTGTATGTGTGCGCCCTTCTTCCTAAACTGAACTAGCGATACAAACCCTTTAATGCCTCCTGCACTGGCTGGGCCCAGGCGTAAATACTAGACGATGCTATTGCACTAAGGACATTGTTGTATCATTACTACCAAGTTCAGTCCAAGCCAGAACGTAGGACTGAACAGTATATTTTTGCTCTACACTGACCTTGGAAGTACCCTGCCTTAAACATAATCCAACAAGCTTTTTATTTACACATTTTTTGCCTGCTATTAACAACCTGCATCCAAAGTTCTAATTTTCCAGCAACACCTGGCATTCCCAGTGTCCATGCCAGCAAAAAAAGCTAAGTTCCTTCCATGCAGGGTTTTTGAGACACTGCTAGGGAAGTGCAGAAGCCATTAGTTCCAGTTCAACGTGTTAAATGAAGTGATTCTTTCTTCCTGTGTGCAGCTtcttattcaaatatattttcttgacATTATTACAGCTAGAGAGAGCACCTTGATTggtatcttctctctctctctttttttttttttttgatagtt carries:
- the C1QTNF8 gene encoding complement C1q tumor necrosis factor-related protein 8, coding for MSALFLVILVSTANVGALLEEGLPRREPRRLSCVRCCRPSEQPVPIASSRYTRMSNDPAYSLPKVQPTIDITILKGEKGEMGEKGYPGAVGKEGERGLRGFNGRKGQKGQPGPQGHSCKQLYAAFSVGRRKPLHSSDYFQHVIFDTEFVNLYKHFNMFSGKFFCYVPGVYYFSLNVHTWNFKETYLHLMKNEKEMAILYAQPSDRSIMQSQSLMLDLQEGEEVWVRMFKRERENAIYSEESDVYIIFNGHLIKPAVE